CACTTTATGGTTCGGTGTCGTCCTTTTTCCCTGCACAAGGTTTCCGATATAAACCTCGTTTTCCAGTATCCTGCGGACGGTAACGGAACTCCAAAGTGCCTGTTCTTTCTGCCGGAAGCCTGTTTCATAATGACTGCCACTGCTGATTTTATACTCAAATGGGGAAAGAATACCCAGTTCATTTAAACGATTAGCAATCGCATCCTGACTCATTCCCTGCAGCTTCATCTTAAAAATATCCTGTACTACACTGCCTGCAGATGGATCAATCTCTAATTTATGCTTATCTGTCTTTGCCTTCCTGTATCCAAAAGCTACAAACGGAGTCACGCATTCGCCTTTTTTCCTCTTAATCTCAAGATTACTCCTGATCTTAATAGAAATGTCACGGCAATAAGCATCATTGATTAAATTCTTAAATGGGATAATAATTTCGTCTGCCTGATTCTTTCCCTTGAGACTGTCATAATTGTCATTGATGGCAATAAAACGCACACCAAGAGCCGGGAATAATCTCTCGATATACTTCCCAGAATCAATATATTCCCTTCCAAATCGTGATAAATCTTTTACCACTACGCAGTCTACAATCCCACGCCGGATATCTTCCAGCATTGCCTGGAATGCTGGGCGCTCAAAATTAGAGCCTGAGTAGCCATCATCAACTCGGACTGAAACAACTTCTATATCTTTTTTGTCTTTCAGGAAATCCAGAATCAAAGCTTTCTGGTTAGAAATGCTGTTACTTTCCAGTTTTGCTGAACTGGAAATATCGCCATCTTCTTTAGATAATCTGACATAGATGGCGGCATGATAGATTTTATTGATATTCTGATACATATCTTACCTCCTTTTATTACGTCAGAAAATCCATGTAATAAAAGGGGGCTGCATAATCTGTCCTTACCGACATTCTAACACAGTCCCCTCAATCTTGCCAGTACTTTTTCAGACACTCAGAAGCATATTCTCAAATGCCTGCTCCATAGATATACCGTTATTGGCAAATCTGACTTTTACTTTCATATTGCCGATCCGGACCAAATATGGATTTCCTACTTTATTCAGAAAAATATCTCTCCGTTCCTGAAGCGATTTATTTCTGTCTGCTTTTATCATCCGTAGATCAGTCATTTCATTGATATCTACATCACTGAAATCCTGCTCCAGATAGTTTCTGTATTCCTCTGCCGTCATGCCCTTCTCCTTCCATTCCCATCTGAATCTGTACTGCTTTCAGTACCCGATCCAGGCTCCACTTGTTCACTCTTCCGCATTTCTCAATAATACATTTCGTAGAAATGCTCATAACCTGTTCAGCCAGTGCCAGGCTTCCTTTTCGGATTCCCGTCATATCATATTTGCTGATAAATACATGTGTTGGCAAATACCGCTTCTTATATATTCTTGACGTCAGCGGAACTACTGTAATGACTGAACTGTATGTATTAGCTTTGTTGTTACTTACTACGATCACCGGTCTTACTCCACCCTGAACCGAAGTTGTCGGGAACATACCGAGATCCGCCCATAAGATATCTCCTCTTCGAATCGTCACTTGTCATCTCTCCAATCCTTTTTTATTTGTAAAGCATTCATAGCGCTATATTAGCTCCACAGGAATACGGCAGAGTTCCTTTCCAAGACGGAAAGCTCTGCCGCATAACCTCTATAGCCAATTTGATTATTAAACAGTGCTCGCTCGATTCTATTTATCCTCGATACCCCGAATCGTTACTCCCGCATATGCAGGAAGGGAATAATAACCTGCCCGGATGCATACTCCGGACCACAACCCGGAAACTCTCGTTTCCAGGCTCCAGCAGTTCATAGGTTTACCAGTTACAGACTTCTCAGGATCTGCAAGTGTATCGCATCTCATACATATCATCGCATCACCAGCCTGCCAGCTGGCTTCGGTCAGTGCTTTTTCGCAGCATTACGGACTGAACTAAAAATCTTTGTTTTGTCTTATAATCCTATAGCGGCATCTTCCTCGTGCTCTTTGCATGAAATGTCACGTCAGTTATTATTGGATATTCAGTTATCATGGTTCATTTTAGGAAGTCCTTTAACTTCCTCTAATTACTAAAGTCAAATGACTTTGGCAGATGCAAAAGATTTTGAAAAATTTTTTAAAAAAATTTATTCATATACATTTCACGCATCTTATTAAGAGTGGATTTCAACTTGTATGACAGCATCTGTCTGGAAATCCCCATAATCTCCGCCATCTGTGTCTGTGTCTTGTTTTCAAAGAAAATACCATAAATAATCATGCGTTCCTCTGAGTTCAGTTGATTGATCACTGTGTGAATATCCTGCTGTTCCATTTTTGTCAGTACACAGTGCTCCACATCACAGTTCAGATCTGGAAAATCCTCAATCATGAAGCCTTCTCCATCAATGGACTGACCGCTGTAAGGTACTTCTCTCAGCATCTTATCCACAACCTCACCCAGTTCATTCTTAATCTCAACTTTTTTTGCCTTGCTGCTTCTGTAAAAATTATTCATCGCATACGCAACTTCTTTTGTAATCTCGATCATTTCTCCATCAATATTTGCGTAATACTTTCCTTCGTAAAAATATGGGTGTTCAATATACATATCCGTTCCTCCTGAATTTGAAATCTTGTTGCTCGTTTCAAATTCGGAAGGAGGACCTTTGTTTAGGATCATGCCTGCTCCGCCTTCATCCTGCCGGGACACATCCGCAGTTATTGGCTGATAAATTCAGGCACGAAAAAAAGCCCCAGTAGTTTTTCTTAACTACTGAGGCTTCTGTCTCTTTCTTGTATTCAGTTATCTATGCCCTCTTTCATCAGCATAATCATTGTATCAGGATAAAGTTCACAAAGTATCCGCAATACGTTCCCATAAGTTCATGTCATAACAGAAATCGTACATATTTCGGTGTTAAAAGTTCACCCTGCTATTCTTTTACTTCTTTTCCATCTATATAGAGTTCAAATATATCAGGATTATTGACAACATCATAATCCTTTCCATATTCTACAGGTCTGTATTCGACTGTCATCACCGACGCTCCGTCTTCAATATCCTCTTTCCATAGATATATATTCATACCAAGGCTCGTCGCATATCCTCTGTCCGTAGAAAACTTTATCGAATAAAAGAACTTTTCTTTAATACTAATCCTATCCGATACCAGTCTTTTCCCTTTCTTGCAAGCAGTAATCCCAGCCCAAACTTCTGGTACATAATCTGCACAATCAGAGATACTTCATAAATTCGTTACTATTTTTCAATTATAATACTCTGATAAAAATATCGAGGACCTCATTTTCAGAGGCCCTCTTAATACAAACTTTCCATGAACATCTCGAGCTTAAATCCAGAAGCAGTTATCCTGATATGTACATTAACAGATCCTGTGTATAATATTGTTAACTTCCTGATGAATTAACTCTCGACTGTACGAGAACCTTATAATAATGGATTTGTGACTGTTTTATAAGTTAACTCTCGAGAGTTAATTAATTCTCGTGTCGTTAACGATATAACACGCACAAACCGCATAAATAAGCCATTTATTTGGAACGAGAGTTAATTTTACAGGAAGTTAAGAAATATACTATAAATGAGCAAATTTGAAAAATTGCACAAAATTATCCTGCTAACTTCATAAATGCCTTAAAATCATTACTTCCTTTTGCAAGTTGGAAGAGATACTGATACTTTTCTGTCTGAATAATGCTTCCAATCCGGTGGTAGCCTTTTTCAAAAGAACAGAATTCACCAGTCCCTGTCACACACATAAAATGTGCCATTGACATAAGAAGCCAGTATCTTCGGACTCCCTGTGCAGAACGTATCTGATAGCTGTCCAGTGCCAGTTTATTCTTACACTGGCGAAAAAATACCTCTATCGGTCACCGGCAGACATAATAAGACAGTGTTTCGTCCAATGATAATGAAACGTCTGTACTGAGAAAAGCACGCAGTGCTTTTGGATTTCCAAATGCTTTTTCCGGATAACTTAAAAGAACTACGGCATTTTCAATACCGTTGAGTTTTCCCTCATAACGATACACGTAATATTTTTGTTTTTTCACTGTCACAAGGCGAAAATTGGAACGTGTGGACGTTAAAAAAGCAGCAAACTCATTAAGTTTCTTTTTGAATCCAAATGGATAAAGCATCCGGTTTGTTTTCAGTGCACCTATGGTATGAAATCCTCCGGCTGCGAAAGTGTTGATTATTTTTTCAGAAGTATACCAGCAGGAAAGCATAACAGCAACTGCCTGGTGTCCGTAATCCTGTTTCCCCTTTAAATGGGATTGGTGAAAGTACGCGTCTTCAATTGGATGCAGAGCCTGTGACGAAGGCTTTGTTTTTGAAGCTGTCGTATCATCTACAATACAGAAAAAAGGCTTTCCGGTGCGAGCTGCTTCTGAATAAATAATCTCTATAACAGAACGTTTTAACGTATCTGAAAGTGAGGAATCATCCCATTTTCCTGAATTAAGGAAATGTGCGATCGTAGTCCTGTGACAGGAACTGTTTTTAGCAAAGTCCGTGGTTTTCCCATGGTATCCTAAAAGAAATATGCTGATCAGAATGCTCATAAGATGATTTATCACTCGATTGGAATAAAATTTGTATAAGTTTAATTTCTTAAGCTGGTTGTATATGAATGTAGAATGATGTATAGTATTTGCGAGAGACACCTTCTTTCGTAAATGTTGCAAATGTTTGTTTAGGTACTTTCATTATACAACACACGGAATCAAGGTGTCTCTCTTTTATGCAAAATCACGAACTTGCTCATTTATAGTTAATTATCTGCCTACAATTCTATCAAAAAAAGTAAAAAATACTTAAATTCGGAACAGATTACATTAATGGCTCAATATATCCTAGCTTTATTGCTTTGTTATAAGCTTCAACTGTATTAGATACTTCAAGTTTATCATAAATATTTTGAATATGGTTATATAATGTACGTTCACTTATAAAAAGATTCTTTGCTATTTTCTTCTTTATATCCCCCTTACAAATTGCTCGTAATATTTCAATTTCCCTCTCTGTTAATACCTCAATATCTGGAATTTTATTATAATATGTTTTATTACAAAGAACTCTCTTTAATCTTTCTACTAATTCCTCCATAGAAACAGACTTATTTATAAAATCCGCAGCTCCTTTGTCAAATGCCATCTTTTTGTATATAGGCATATCATACGAAGAAAGTATAACTACTTTTGAATCTGGATTAATTGATAATATATCTGCCAATATTTCAAATCCATTCTTTTCAGAACTATTCTTTAAATTTATGTCCAATAGAATAATATCAAATTCTTTTTCTCGAAACGTACGGAAAAAATCATTCTCCCTTTCAACATAGTAGCAAAGTGATACAAATTGACTCTCTATCAGTAATTTCTTTAAACTCTCTCCAAATAATCTATGATCATCAAATAGTAAAATTTTCACTAATCTACCTCCAGCTCGACACTAGACCATAAAATGCCATTTGAATAATTATATGTCAATTTCCCATTGTTTGCCTCTACAAGCACCCTCAAAAGTAGCACACCACCTTTAGACTTGAAAATATTTTCATAATCTATTGCACTCGCCCCATCACTCTTGCAGTTAATTATTAACACCATATTTTCGTCCAATTTTATTTCGTATTTGATATAAGTCGCATTGGAATGCTTAAAAATATTGTTAATCAATTCCTTACTAATCTGTAACAGCATTTCTAAATGCACTTTATTTTTTAGATATTTTTCTGCTTTTTCATTTATATCAATTTTTAATTGAACTTTCTTATTTGGATATATGGCTTGTATAGAATTTAACATATTTTCTAAATTAATATAGGCACCATATTCCAGAAAAATATTTGCCGAATAAAAATTCATCATTTTCCTTGCACGATCTTCCAGATTTAATAAAACCTTTTTCGATAGCACAATATCCGGTTGTTCTAATGCTAATAAATTGTAAGATGCTCTGATATCCTGGACAATATCATCGTGAAGTATTCTTGAAAAATTCTCTCTTTCAGTATTTATATACTTTGTTAAGAAAAAAAAGGAACTTATTTCTCTATAAAATTCTTGCCTATCCTCTATATGTATCATAGTTAATATTTCAAACAATAGCATAAAAACCTGGAAAATCATATTAAGGCAAAATGAATCCCAATCAAAAATATAAGATATATATACTACTAGTGGTATCCATAAGGTTAAAATATATTTTGACTTCTTTGCAGAAGTCGGAAGTATATGTACATATTTGAAATTTATCCATTTATACTTAACAAAAATATCTACCGCCATGCCCAATACTATCATAAACGAAGAAAAAAGGACAAACCGATTAATGTAAAAAAGCAATCCCAAAAAATAAGAAATAAGAACAGTTATTTCTTCCTTATATCTTTTCCTGGCTAATAAATTCCTTGCCTTATACAATAAAAATAATACAAATGCGATTTCAAAAATTATAATACCTGTTCTATGTATCATGGAACTACAGAATAATATAGGAACTGTATAATCAATACTATCCACTATATCTGTTTTTTTTTGTGATGTCATAATATATACATATAATGCACTAATAAAACAAACTAACAATATCATAGATAATGCATTTATCTCTACAGCATCATTTGTAATCAAATTAAATTTATAAAAAAAACTCCACATAACAATTATAGCTATATGGAGCAGAATATATATGCTGTACTTACTCTTCATACTCTTTTTCACCCACATCACTGAAACATCATTTACCGTATCTAGTAGTATGCCATTACAATTCTCTCTTTAGTGGCCATTCGCAGAACAAATACACTAACACACAAACTTATTACATACTTTATTATAACAGTTAAAATAAAATTATTGCTCCAGGAATAAAACATACTCTCAATAATTAAAATAAAAAAATAAAATACTGATATACGCAAAGAAATTCCCTTATATTTATTCATATCTCTTATAACCAAAATAACTGCATTAATAATTATACTGCTTAATAAGGTAAATGTAAAGAAATCAAGTATTTGGGCAACATCAGGTGATCCTATTTTGTATATAGTAATACCTAACAGTGGCATAAGAAGTAAGAGAGTTGATATCCACAAAGAAACTGTATGATTAATAAGGATAGATTGAAGCCTAGTCCCATTTGCAATCAACCACTCTATTCTTCTTGTGATTTTTTCCATTTGTAGTAAATCTTTACTTAATTCACAGGCAAATATAATATATAAAAAAATATACCCCTTCCAAAGCATATCAATATAAGTATATGAGCCAATTATTTTTTCCTGCCCTTTACTAAATAAGGTTAATATACCAAAAATAATTGCTACTAGACTCATAAAAACAAAATTACCTGTTAAAATTTTTTTCACATGAATCCTAATAATAGTCAAATCCATTGTCCAACACTCCTTACAACACTTTCATTGTCTAATTTAGAAATCTTTCTGAAAGAAATAACAGCTAAAATTGTCGCACCAATTATATTCAGAATAATAATAAAAATATACATACTAATATTTAAACCTGATACAAATTCAACAATTTCATTCGCACACATAGCACTAATATAAATCAGAAAAAAATTTCCAAAAAAGACCATATTTTTAAATAACTTATATTTTTCTACAGAAAATGTAATTGTATTGAAAAATAGAACTTCAGTGTAACTCATTATTACTGTCGATATAAAAAAGGCTATAATACCAAAAAATGAAATTTTAAAATCTATGAGATAATAACCTAATACAAATATAATAAAAGGAATTATAATTGATGCTTTTAAAATTTGTATTGTGTAGGCCTTAATAATAAACTTTAAATCAATCCCTGATGCTAAAAAAAACTCCATCCGTTTACTCATTTTATCTTTCACTGTCAAATCTATTATTATAGAATTTGCCTGAAGAAGAGTACATCCTAAAAGAACTACAAAAAAAACTAAAATAAGATAATCTGTTCCTTTTGAATAAAATTGATCCTGTTGAAATACAACCAACATCAGTGTCCCAAGCACTCCTACTCCTAACATATTAAAAATTGTAGATTTACTCTTAAATATAATATAAAAAACAGCTTTTTTAATATTATTCATAATCTCCACCTTCTTTTATAAATAACTCTTCCAGTGTTGTCCCTTTTATGTTATCTATATCCTCATTGAAAACAACCTTACCATTTTCAATCATAGTGACATAATCTGCACTTTTCTCAATTTCACTTAAATCATGAGATGTAATCAATATTGTTTTTCCTTCTTCCTTTAGTTTCTGGATAATCTTTCTTATTTCAACACGAGACAACGGATCTACCCCTGATGTTGGCTCATCAAGGTAAATAATCTCACTGTTGATTAGTATAACGATTAGAATTGACAATTTTCTTTTCATTCCTTTTGAATACGTACTAACACGTTTCAATAAATGTTCTGTAATATTTAATGAATCACTATATTTCTTATAGTCCTTTACGTAGTATCCAAAATACAACCCAAAGATTTTCAAGTTCTCCAAACCTGTTTTATCCTCATATAAATAATCATTCTCAAGCAACATTGCATGTTTACCCGATACAGATATTTTTCCTTCATCTGGTTCGTATAATCCGGTGAGTAAACGCAATAGTGTAGTTTTTCCTGCTCCATTTGCTCCTATCAAGGCATGGACAGAATTTTTCTTGACAGTAAAATTAAAATTTTGAAATAATTTCTTACCATCAAACGCTTTTGAAAGATTGTAAATAGAAATAATATTTGTCATTATATTAACAGCCTCCTAAACTCATTTGGTATATATTGGGAATACCATGCACAATTTTCAAAGCCTTTTTCTTTAGCAGCTACTAACCCACGTATTATGCAATAACTACAAAAGTACTTTTTTTCACACCCTGAGCATTCTTTACTTGTATAATCTGGAGCTTGTATACCACGAATCATATTCATTAATTGATAATTATTTGAAAACAACTGTCCGATATCCTCTTTAAATACATTTCCCAAAGATTTAATCACTGTCTGGTTATCCATTGCACAAAATTTGATTTCTCCCTCTGGCGTTATTGAAGGATTCGATGTAAATGCTCCACAATTCTTTGCGTTGCTATTTCCGTCTTTAATTTTATATAAAAACCCTTTTCCATATCGGGTATTAATGTTTTCTATTACTTTACCAACCCTTTCATGTTGTTCTAATGTCTTTAAAAGCAAATTATTTTTATCCTCTAAATCAGCTCTTCCCATAGGAGTAATTGCTGATATACCATAAGTTTCGATACCTGCTTCTTTTACCCATCCTGCAATATTTTCAATTTGGTCAATGTTTTGCGGTGTTACCATTGTAACAACTCTCATCAGTATTCCTGAATTATTAATTCTCATAATTGTGTCTTTAACACGGTGAGTAATATTGGGTATTTGTGTTCCCATAAACCAATTTATATAATCATCATTATCTCCGTGTAAATCGATTTGTACAACTGTCTGCTCCTTATGTTCTGCAATCAGTGCGAACAATTCTTTATTCCAAAATAAACCATTCGATAGTATACTTACTAATGAATAGTCAAGATTATACGCTTCATTCAGGATTTCTAAAAACCTCGGATGACACGTGACTTCTCCACCTGTAAATTCTACTACTCTTGTCCCTGCTTTACGTGCATCCTTAAGTAACTTCTTTATTTCCTCTGTATTATCTTTAAATGCATTCGTTGCACAATATTCTCCATAACAGTGCAAACACTTTGCATTACACCTATGTGTAATTTCTACAGAAATAGCTGATGGATACTGTGTTTTTCCATTTCCAAGTATTGGTATTTCTATTGGATTTGTTTTTTTTAAATACTCCACAGAAATTCCTGGATTTTTCTCCAATTCATTCAAAAAATTATTTAATTTATACTTAGCCTGTTCTTTCTTCTCTAAATGACAACTGATCATCATGTCAACTAGATCATCAAATGTTTTTGTCCCATTTAGGTTACGTATAATTTCTAAAGCATCTTTGTTAATGCGATACAATGATTCACCCATCTTTTCATAACGGTTATTTATTACAAGAATATAAGAATCTCTTTGTCTTTCTATTGCTTTTACGTTAATTAATCTCAGATACATACCTTCTCCTTATTGTTGTTTAACCTACAATATAATCAATCTTATTTCTATTATCATCTGTAATTATTTTATAGAAAGAACAGGAAGTGAGAATTATTACTATCTAGCGGTAAAATCTCACTTCCAGTCTTCTGCTTGTTATGATTTATTACTCAGAAAAATCCAACAAAGCCTGCTGCACCCGCTGCAGCAATTGCGGATGGTCCACAGAACATACACCCTGTACATCCTGCACATAATTTACATCCGTTTCCCATTGGTGAAATACTATAGCAAACCTCTTAAATAATGCAGTCCCTTTACAGCGGTGATAAAATATAGTGTAGGAGATGATAGTATGCTACACAATGAAGCTAGAAAACTGGTATTGGAGGCCTGGGATAAAACTCATAATGCCAGGGAAATTGCAAAATATTTTTCAGTAAATGAAAGCACCGTATACCGCCTTGTAGAAGAGCGTGCACGCACTGGCAGTTATGAGACCAGAACGCAGATGAGAGGCCGGAAAACAATTCTTACAGAAAAACAGCACCACGATATTCTGGGACTTGTACAAGAACAACCAGATATCACAATGAAGG
This Anaerobutyricum hallii DNA region includes the following protein-coding sequences:
- a CDS encoding DUF6870 family protein; protein product: MTAEEYRNYLEQDFSDVDINEMTDLRMIKADRNKSLQERRDIFLNKVGNPYLVRIGNMKVKVRFANNGISMEQAFENMLLSV
- a CDS encoding type II toxin-antitoxin system PemK/MazF family toxin, which produces MTIRRGDILWADLGMFPTTSVQGGVRPVIVVSNNKANTYSSVITVVPLTSRIYKKRYLPTHVFISKYDMTGIRKGSLALAEQVMSISTKCIIEKCGRVNKWSLDRVLKAVQIQMGMEGEGHDGRGIQKLSGAGFQ
- a CDS encoding sigma factor-like helix-turn-helix DNA-binding protein gives rise to the protein MYIEHPYFYEGKYYANIDGEMIEITKEVAYAMNNFYRSSKAKKVEIKNELGEVVDKMLREVPYSGQSIDGEGFMIEDFPDLNCDVEHCVLTKMEQQDIHTVINQLNSEERMIIYGIFFENKTQTQMAEIMGISRQMLSYKLKSTLNKMREMYMNKFF
- a CDS encoding transposase, encoding MSILISIFLLGYHGKTTDFAKNSSCHRTTIAHFLNSGKWDDSSLSDTLKRSVIEIIYSEAARTGKPFFCIVDDTTASKTKPSSQALHPIEDAYFHQSHLKGKQDYGHQAVAVMLSCWYTSEKIINTFAAGGFHTIGALKTNRMLYPFGFKKKLNEFAAFLTSTRSNFRLVTVKKQKYYVYRYEGKLNGIENAVVLLSYPEKAFGNPKALRAFLSTDVSLSLDETLSYYVCR
- a CDS encoding response regulator → MKILLFDDHRLFGESLKKLLIESQFVSLCYYVERENDFFRTFREKEFDIILLDINLKNSSEKNGFEILADILSINPDSKVVILSSYDMPIYKKMAFDKGAADFINKSVSMEELVERLKRVLCNKTYYNKIPDIEVLTEREIEILRAICKGDIKKKIAKNLFISERTLYNHIQNIYDKLEVSNTVEAYNKAIKLGYIEPLM
- a CDS encoding ABC transporter ATP-binding protein; this encodes MTNIISIYNLSKAFDGKKLFQNFNFTVKKNSVHALIGANGAGKTTLLRLLTGLYEPDEGKISVSGKHAMLLENDYLYEDKTGLENLKIFGLYFGYYVKDYKKYSDSLNITEHLLKRVSTYSKGMKRKLSILIVILINSEIIYLDEPTSGVDPLSRVEIRKIIQKLKEEGKTILITSHDLSEIEKSADYVTMIENGKVVFNEDIDNIKGTTLEELFIKEGGDYE
- a CDS encoding radical SAM protein yields the protein MYLRLINVKAIERQRDSYILVINNRYEKMGESLYRINKDALEIIRNLNGTKTFDDLVDMMISCHLEKKEQAKYKLNNFLNELEKNPGISVEYLKKTNPIEIPILGNGKTQYPSAISVEITHRCNAKCLHCYGEYCATNAFKDNTEEIKKLLKDARKAGTRVVEFTGGEVTCHPRFLEILNEAYNLDYSLVSILSNGLFWNKELFALIAEHKEQTVVQIDLHGDNDDYINWFMGTQIPNITHRVKDTIMRINNSGILMRVVTMVTPQNIDQIENIAGWVKEAGIETYGISAITPMGRADLEDKNNLLLKTLEQHERVGKVIENINTRYGKGFLYKIKDGNSNAKNCGAFTSNPSITPEGEIKFCAMDNQTVIKSLGNVFKEDIGQLFSNNYQLMNMIRGIQAPDYTSKECSGCEKKYFCSYCIIRGLVAAKEKGFENCAWYSQYIPNEFRRLLI
- a CDS encoding IS630 transposase-related protein, whose protein sequence is MLHNEARKLVLEAWDKTHNAREIAKYFSVNESTVYRLVEERARTGSYETRTQMRGRKTILTEKQHHDILGLVQEQPDITMKEIVETLHLPVGDEAVRRFLIKQGYTYKKKSLHAKEQERPRCAEKTQSMDRNYIWCKCRTSNISR